The following proteins are co-located in the Gloeocapsa sp. PCC 7428 genome:
- a CDS encoding cob(I)yrinic acid a,c-diamide adenosyltransferase — translation MTRNGIGIRTAQLRPHRAVGQIHVYDGAGKGKSQAALGVVLRSIGLGINTRSATRVLLLRFLKGPGRAYDEDGAIEALQQGFPHLIDQVRTGRAEFFGPDEIMRFDRQEARRGWDVAKGAIASGLYSVVVLDELNPVLDLGLLPVDEVVQTLKSKPEEVEIIATGRGAPQQLLDIADLHSEMKPHHHATAAEQGISGIEIYTGAGKGKSTSALGKALQAIGRGISQDKSHRVLIMQWLKGGSGYTEDAAIAALQQSYPALVDHQRCGRDAIVWRGQQQELDYVEAERGWEIARTAIASGLYKTIILDELNPTVDLELLPVEPIVQALLRKPRDTEVIITGRCHNPPAYFDLASIHSEVFCHKHYANQGVELKQGVDF, via the coding sequence ATGACAAGAAACGGCATTGGTATTCGCACAGCGCAACTACGTCCCCACAGGGCTGTAGGGCAAATTCACGTTTACGACGGTGCCGGAAAAGGAAAGTCCCAGGCGGCTTTAGGCGTCGTTTTACGTTCTATTGGATTAGGAATCAACACGCGTAGCGCCACCCGTGTTTTACTGCTGCGATTTCTCAAAGGACCAGGACGCGCCTATGATGAGGATGGAGCAATTGAAGCTTTGCAACAAGGTTTTCCGCATTTAATCGATCAGGTACGTACAGGGAGAGCCGAATTTTTTGGCCCTGATGAAATTATGCGGTTCGATCGTCAAGAAGCGCGACGCGGTTGGGATGTTGCCAAAGGTGCGATCGCTTCGGGTTTATATTCAGTAGTTGTGTTAGATGAACTTAACCCAGTCCTTGACTTAGGATTACTCCCAGTCGATGAAGTCGTGCAAACGCTGAAATCAAAGCCTGAGGAAGTTGAAATCATCGCTACAGGAAGAGGTGCGCCACAACAACTTCTCGACATCGCCGATTTGCACTCGGAAATGAAACCGCACCACCACGCAACAGCCGCCGAACAAGGAATTTCGGGAATTGAAATCTATACGGGTGCAGGGAAAGGAAAATCGACAAGTGCTTTAGGTAAAGCATTGCAAGCGATCGGTAGAGGAATTAGTCAAGATAAATCCCACCGTGTCTTGATTATGCAATGGCTCAAGGGTGGCAGTGGCTACACCGAAGATGCCGCGATCGCAGCTTTACAACAATCCTACCCCGCCTTAGTCGATCATCAACGTTGTGGGCGCGATGCAATTGTTTGGCGCGGTCAACAGCAAGAATTAGACTATGTAGAAGCTGAGCGAGGTTGGGAAATCGCCCGTACTGCGATCGCATCAGGTTTGTATAAAACGATCATCCTCGACGAACTCAATCCTACGGTTGATTTAGAACTGTTACCAGTAGAACCAATTGTCCAAGCTTTACTGCGTAAACCTCGCGATACCGAAGTCATTATCACCGGTCGCTGTCACAATCCACCAGCCTATTTTGACTTAGCGAGTATCCACTCGGAAGTTTTTTGTCACAAACACTACGCAAACCAAGGAGTCGAACTCAAACAAGGCGTCGATTTTTAG
- a CDS encoding TIGR02587 family membrane protein, which yields MNRQNQQRSLVRSLQEYLRGIAGGLLFSLPLLYTMEVWWTGFIAHPLRLLIYVLATFSLLLGYNRYGGLRRSAGPLEVAIDSVEEMGLGLIIAAIFLWLLGRITADMSVDEIAGQIIVEAMTVAIGVSVGTAQLGGGEGDQQTDSGMKSNSPHDDPDPTPFLTENNGDFGGQLTIALCGAVLFAANVAPTEEIIQIAVESNSWRLVGFALVSMLLGAMILFYSNFTGTQRFSKKRGFVNVIYGTVVTYAIALVASAAILWFFGRFDGMSLMTCLAQTVVLGLAATLGASAGRLLLQ from the coding sequence ATGAATCGCCAAAATCAGCAACGATCGCTTGTGCGATCGCTTCAAGAATACCTGCGGGGAATTGCCGGAGGTCTACTATTCAGCTTACCCTTGCTTTACACAATGGAAGTTTGGTGGACTGGATTTATTGCGCATCCTTTACGCCTACTGATTTATGTCCTGGCTACTTTTAGCTTGTTACTCGGTTACAATCGCTACGGTGGTTTGCGGCGTTCAGCAGGTCCGTTAGAAGTTGCCATTGATTCGGTCGAAGAGATGGGACTAGGATTAATCATTGCCGCAATATTTCTCTGGCTCTTAGGGCGAATCACTGCGGATATGTCTGTTGATGAAATCGCTGGTCAAATTATCGTGGAAGCGATGACGGTGGCGATCGGTGTTTCTGTTGGTACGGCACAGTTAGGCGGTGGTGAAGGCGATCAGCAAACAGATAGTGGCATGAAAAGTAACTCACCGCACGACGATCCCGATCCCACACCTTTTTTGACAGAAAACAACGGTGATTTTGGAGGACAACTGACGATCGCGTTGTGTGGTGCAGTGTTATTTGCTGCAAATGTCGCCCCTACCGAAGAAATTATTCAAATCGCAGTAGAAAGTAATTCTTGGAGACTCGTGGGCTTTGCGCTTGTCTCTATGCTCTTAGGGGCAATGATTCTGTTTTATAGTAACTTCACCGGCACGCAGCGATTCTCTAAAAAACGCGGCTTTGTTAATGTTATTTATGGCACAGTTGTGACCTATGCGATCGCCTTAGTTGCTTCCGCTGCAATTTTGTGGTTTTTCGGGCGCTTTGACGGTATGTCACTCATGACGTGCTTAGCCCAAACCGTTGTTTTAGGACTTGCCGCAACGCTCGGTGCTTCGGCAGGAAGACTATTACTACAATGA